From Erigeron canadensis isolate Cc75 chromosome 8, C_canadensis_v1, whole genome shotgun sequence, one genomic window encodes:
- the LOC122610185 gene encoding uncharacterized protein LOC122610185 has protein sequence MELEGFNEVISSSWNKKCNNPGNNAFSIMKDKRKILKCDIKNWRKDRLHDRNPVEITKDIAEVDIQISIFGGNDDLYQKRRSLLLELQSFDQRRNSDLKQKDKINWSVEGDGNSKFFHACINKRRRSGSINGIKHNGQWITVPPEIKNYDISNMVSDFYHCAFIPPGCNSSFITLIPKVQNPVLISDYHPISLIGLQYKIIAKLLATRLANVIDSVVSSEQTAFIKDKIDFAKAYDSLSWEFLFSILTAMGFGLKWRSWIQACLSSAKSSVLVNGSPSEEFPIRRGLRQGDPMAPFLYIIAMEDDVMVVGEWSNKSMITISNALSHGVGVTNSEVENLARKTGCKAESLPFKYLGIPIGCSSTRIATWEPIISKFKKKLSTWKANLLSVGGRSTLITSGGNSSKCKIAWVKWGAILASKEDGGLGFGSLEAMNQALLYRWRWRALLNNGSLWARVLAAIHGENCFGNLTAKHKGVWSGIVDSARSLHDILSFASGIISRKVGNGSCTKFWNDIWCGDSPLAARFPRLYALQLDKNCSISDCWDYMGCKWNWRRDIRSGCEQDQLNQLLGLLPSVLDIDGMDTWTWNLNGKTEFSIAQIRQCLDHYRLPISNTKKTKWNTWVPRKVNVFMWRMRRDCIPTNINLFTKGIDVSTFRCFHCQNGVETINHIFNRCKFADEVRHMLNSWMKVDIPKLPPEATLLWWKGRNNTRYNNNISNSVDTFNSIVAVSFLWNFSKLIDYKLDVIFEMKLLLLDTLKEIKSSYGDGGCLQSVYRKINDVFSLKEIFVKEGEDVDIYLNNIWSREGVGKDNELVFKEENHGATFDINKFNNMSQEYEIEVNLDSNEADVEIEREYEIEKQNNETEVDDENNVENQFIQDSGGNYLNQRAILKQND, from the exons ATGGAACTTGAAGGCTTCAATGAGGTGATCAGTAGCAGCTGGAACAAAAAATGCAACAATCCTGGTAATAATGCTTTCTCGATCATGAAAGACAAGCGGAAAATTCTCAAATGCGATATTAAAAATTGGAGAAAAGATAGGCTCCATGATCGCAATCCAGTGGAAATCACCAAAGATATTGCTGAAGTAGACATACAAATAAGCATATTTGGAGGTAATGATGATCTTTATCAGAAAAGGCGATCTCTCTTGTTAGAACTCCAATCTTTTGATCAGAGACGAAATAGCGACTTGAAACAAAAGGACAAGATTAATTGGAGCGTTGAAGGGGACGGAAACTCAAAATTTTTTCATGCATGTATCAATAAAAGGAGACGCTCGGGTTCGATTAATGGGATCAAACACAATGGTCAATGGATCACTGTTCCTCCTGAGattaaaaatt ATGATATTTCCAACATGGTTTCTGATTTTTACCACTGTGCTTTCATCCCTCCCGGATGTAATTCCTCATTCATTACTCTGATCCCCAAGGTTCAGAATCCGGTTCTCATCTCTGATTATCATCCAATTAGTCTCATTGGGCTCCAATATAAAATTATTGCCAAGTTACTTGCTACTCGCCTTGCTAATGTGATTGATTCGGTGGTGAGTTCTGAACAGACGGCGTTTATTAAAG ACAAGATCGATTTCGCCAAGGCATACGACTCTCTTTCTTGGGAGTTTTTATTCTCTATCCTCACTGCCATGGGTTTTGGTCTTAAATGGAGATCTTGGATTCAAGCTTGTTTATCTTCCGCTAAGTCCTCTGTTCTAGTCAATGGTAGCCCCTCGGAGGAATTCCCCATTCGGCGTGGATTACGACAAGGAGACCCGATGGCGCCTTTCCTATATATCATTGCAATGGAGG ATGATGTGATGGTTGTGGGTGAATGGTCTAACAAGAGCATGATTACCATTTCTAACGCCTTAAG TCATGGCGTTGGGGTGACAAATTCTGAAGTGGAGAACCTTGCCCGTAAAACAGGTTGTAAAGCCGAATCTCTTCCATTCAAATATCTTGGCATTCCTATTGGGTGTAGCTCTACACGGATTGCTACCTGGGAGCCGATTATTTccaagtttaaaaaaaagttatctaCTTGGAAAGCTAATCTTTTATCTGTAGGGGGTAGATCAACCTTAATCACTTCG GGTGGCAATAGTTCTAAATGTAAGATTGCTTGGGTCAAGTGGGGCGCAATTTTGGCTTCTAAAGAGGATGGTGGTCTCGGATTCGGCAGTCTGGAGGCCATGAATCAGGCCCTATTATACAGATGGAGATGGCGGGCTCTTTTAAATAATGGTAGTCTGTGGGCTCGAGTTCTAGCAGCTATTCATGGGGAAAATTGTTTTGGTAATTTAACGGCTAAACATAAAGGTGTATGGTCTGGAATTGTTGATTCGGCTAGGAGTTTACATGACATTCTTTCTTTTGCTTCAGGTATTATTAGTCGAAAAGTAGGTAATGGCTCCTGCACAAAGTTTTGGAATGACATTTGGTGTGGAGACTCTCCTTTGGCAGCCAGATTTCCAAGACTCTACGCACTTCAGTTGGATAAAAATTGTTCGATTAGTGATTGTTGGGACTATATGGGCTGTAAGTGGAACTGGCGTCGTGACATAAGATCTGGGTGTGAACAGGATCAACTGAATCAGCTCCTTGGTCTTCTACCTTCTGTTCTTGACATTGACGGGATGGACACTTGGACGTGGAACTTAAATGGTAAAACTGAGTTTTCTATAGCTCAAATTCGGCAATGTTTAGACCATTATCGGTTGCCCATCAGCAATACTAAGAAGACTAAATGGAATACTTGGGTTCCTAGGAAGGTGAATGTATTCATGTGGAGGATGAGACGTGACTGCATCCCCACAAACATAAACCTGTTCACTAAAGGCATTGACGTTAGCACTTTTCGATGCTTTCATTGTCAAAATGGGGTGGAAACTattaatcatatttttaatAGGTGTAAATTTGCGGATGAAGTCAGACATATGCTCAATTCTTGGATGAAAGTGGACATCCCAAAATTGCCTCCTGAAGCAACTCTCTTATGgtggaaaggaagaaacaacaCGCGCTATAACAACAATATCAGTAACAGCGTGGATACTTTCAACTCCATAGTTGCGGTGTCGTTTTTGTGG AACTTTTCGAAATTAATTGATTATAAGCTCGATGTTATATTTGAGAtgaagttgttgttgttggataCTCTCAAAGAAATCAAATCAAGTTATGGAGATGGTGGCTGCTTGCAATCGGTGTATAGGAAGATAAATGATGTTTTTTCTTTGAAGGAAATTTTTGTTAAAGAAGGAGAAGATGTGGATATCTATCTCAATAATATATGGTCCAGAGAAGGAGTTGGAAAAGATAATGAACTTGTGTTTAAAGAAGAAAACCATGGTGCAACTTTTG